The proteins below come from a single Biomphalaria glabrata chromosome 10, xgBioGlab47.1, whole genome shotgun sequence genomic window:
- the LOC106054341 gene encoding glucose-6-phosphate exchanger SLC37A4-like — protein MNAYQKVMFVFLYVGYSTLVYVRQSVSFAAPDIAESENLSNTDLGVIISSQQLGYTFIKFIGGTLADLLDPGITFTACLILTGLISATFTAVHTVSYFATLWFLCGMAQGPAWSACAVLLKQKFPPDQFATWWSVLSTSANVAGTAGPFISQYIVSVLSWQAALLSAALSSLGIGVMCYFFFKLLKSHHSYQRISKEIRVQPLNLSSLFNPLLILLTVNYLLVSIIRGACNDWGLLYMIKYKGQSHLAGSSFIGSLEVGGMLGSILSGYISDYMVSKESNTARPRLQIIMYLTCLQTVGMYLLIFHINTFSYQILINLFGFIIGFGMYSAISLLGVVAMETAPENLSGTAHSMVTLGGNIGRVLAGYPLSVVASWTSWHEGFVSVLLTSVLSMVLSFFCLKVLKVKEETKIP, from the exons ATGAATGCCTATCAAAaagttatgtttgtttttttatatgtggGCTACTCCACTTTAGTCTATGTAAGACAGTCTGTCTCTTTTGCAGCTCCTGATATAGCTGAGTCAGAGAATTTAAGTAACACTGATTTAG GTGTGATCATAAGCAGTCAACAGTTGGGCTACACTTTCATTAAATTTATTGGTGGTACATTAGCAGATCTTCTAGATCCTGGAATTACTTTTACGGCATGTCTAATTTTAACAGGATTGATTTCAGCTACATTTACTG cTGTGCATACAGTTTCTTACTTTGCAACACTTTGGTTTCTGTGCGGCATGGCTCAGGGACCAGCATGGTCGGCATGTGCTGTATTACTGAAGCAG aaGTTCCCACCTGATCAGTTTGCTACATGGTGGAGTGTATTATCTACATCAGCAAATGTTGCTGGTACAGCTGGCCCCTTTATTTCTCAGTATATTGTGAGTGTTTTAAGTTGGCAAGCCGCTTTACTGTCTGCTG ccTTATCTTCACTTGGAATCGGAGTAATGTgttactttttctttaaattgttgaagtcGCATCACTCATATCAACGAATTTCCAAGGAAATTAGAG tACAACCACTTAATTTATCCAGTTTGTTCAACCCATTGTTGATCCTGCTAACTGTAAACTATTTACTTGTCTCTATCATTAGAGGAGCTTGCAATGACTGGGGGCTGCTATACATGATCAAGTACAAAGGCCAGTCACATTTGGCAG GGAGCAGTTTCATTGGCAGTTTAGAAGTCGGAGGCATGCTTGGATCTATTTTGTCTGGATACATTTCTGACTACATGGTTTCTAAG GAATCAAATACTGCCAGACCCAGACTACAAATTATCATGTATTTGACCTGCTTACAGACTGTAGGGATGTATTTGTTGATATTTCATATCAATACGTTTTCCTACCAG ATTTTAATCAACCTGTTTGGTTTTATTATTGGCTTTGGCATGTACAGTGCCATATCTTTACTAGGAGTCGTAGCCATGGAAACAGCACCAGAAAATCTTTCAGGCACTGCTCATTCTATGGTAACTCTAGGAGGAAATA taGGTCGAGTGCTGGCTGGTTACCCTCTCAGTGTGGTTGCCTCTTGGACTTCCTGGCATGAAGGTTTTGTCTCTGTACTACTAACCAGTGTTTTATCTAtggttttgtctttcttttgtctcaaagttttaaaagttaaagAAGAAACTAAGATTCCTTAA
- the LOC106054339 gene encoding uncharacterized protein LOC106054339 → MSVANNLKQKMVSPKQFEMVVKMGCQCPSICSKDRKNPLPSTSYSDDYTDLENAFMGQRDELNFADHVKTLITYKDPLNPPDEQSFNRNSSGSKPGRNMRACKSVTAHCKDIPDMMSKRKHLLKKQGKEKLQFEKEESSVQMATALVNGLLHNGFQLEAPDETPREDYMNPLAPTFSTVKPIEETMLIADVYREVRRVGESES, encoded by the exons ATGTCTGTAGCCAacaatctaaaacaaaaaatg GTTTCACCTAAACAATTTGAAATGGTAGTGAAAATGGGCTGCCAATGTCCAAGCATCTGTTCTAAAGATCGCAAAAACCCATTACCTTCAACATCTTACAGTGATGATTATACAGATCTTGAGAATGCATTCATGGGGCAGAGAGATGAACTCAACTTTGCAGATCATGTTAAAACTTTGATTACTTATAAG GATCCTCTAAATCCTCCAGATGAACAATCTTTCAACAGAAAT TCATCAGGTTCAAAGCCAGGGAGAAATATGAGAGCATGTAAAAGTGTAACCGCTCACTGTAAG GATATTCCTGACATGATGAGCAAACGAAAACATTTACTTAAAAAGcaaggaaaagaaaaacttcAATTTGAGAAGGAAGAAAGCTCAGTACAGATGGCCACCGCTTTAGTGAATGGTTTATTGCACAATGGTTTTCAACTCGAAGCACCTGATGAAACACCACGGGAGGATTATATGAATCCCCTTGCTCCAACATTTAGCACTGTGAAGCCTATTGAAGAAACTATGTTGATAGCCGATGTATATAGAGAAGTAAGGAGAGTTGGGGAAAGTGAAAGCTGA